A portion of the Tachysurus vachellii isolate PV-2020 chromosome 14, HZAU_Pvac_v1, whole genome shotgun sequence genome contains these proteins:
- the LOC132857361 gene encoding protein diaphanous homolog 1, whose protein sequence is MHSFLLLLIGSIHTAKKDQDGGEEKAAQKKKVKELKVLDSKSSQNLSIFLGSNRLPYEEMRNNILEVNEKVLTENMVQSLLKLLPEEEQLKVLSELKDEYEDLAESEQFGVVMSSVKRLKPRLSSILFRLQFEEQINNVKPDIVSVTAACEELMKSDNFAQLLQIILLVGNYMNAGSRNAKAFGFSISYLCKLRDTKSADQKQTLLHFLADVCQEQYPNVMHFHEELIHLEKASRVSAETLQKNLEQMGKQIKSLEKDIETFPPPQNEKDKFVEKMTVFVASAREQYEKLQLMHNNMEKQYEDLGKYFVFDPKKMGPEELFGDLNNFRNMFQQAVSENQKRKEAEEKMRRAKLAKEKAEKEKEERQKRMNSGHSLNINDDGDETGIMDGLLEALQSGAAFKRKRGPRQAGNRRGAGNAVTNILAKELLQEDPKPSTTKKTKKDSESKKAESAEDTGSLEDLLDVAPPRSN, encoded by the exons ATGCACTCTTTCCTGCTTCTGCTAATTGGATCGATCCACACAG ccAAGAAAGATCAGGacggaggagaagaaaaagcagctcagaagAAGAAAGTGAAGGAGCTGAAAGTTCTCGATTCCAAATCGTCCCAGAACCTCT ctaTTTTCCTGGGCTCAAACAGATTGCCATACGAGGAGATGAGAAATAATATCTTGGAGGTGAATGAGAAGGTGCTAACAGAGAACATGGtgcag AGCTTACTGAAGCTGTTGCCTGAGGAAGAGCAGCTAAAGGTCTTATCAGAGCTGAAGGATGAGTATGAGGACCTCGCAGAGTCCGAACAGTTTGGAGTGGTG ATGAGTTCAGTAAAGCGTCTAAAGCCCCGGCTCAGTTCCATCCTGTTCCGACTGCAGTTTGAAgagcaaataaataatgtgaagCCAGACATTGTGTCCGTGACTGCAGCATGCGAGGAGCTGATGAAGAGTGATAACTTTGCCCAACTTCTTCAGATCATCCTGCTTGTTGGGAACTATATGAATGCCGGCTCACGCAATGCCAAAGCCTTTGGCTTCAGCATCAGCTACCTGTGcaag CTCAGAGACACAAAGTCTGCAGATCAGAAGCAGACTCTTCTGCATTTCCTGGCAGATGTGTGTCAGGAGCAGTATCCTAATGTCATGCACTTCCATGAGGAGCTTATTCACCTGGAGAAAGCCAGCAGAG tttctgCAGAGACACTCCAGAAAAATTTGGAACAAATGGGGAAGCAGATCAAGAGTCTGGAAAAGGACATCGAAACTTTCCCTCCACCCCAAAATGAAAAGGATAAATTTGTTGAGAAAATGACA GTTTTTGTGGCGTCTGCGCGAGAGCAGTATGAGAAGCTCCAGCTGATGCACAACAACATGGAGAAGCAGTACGAAGACCTGGGCAAATACTTTGTGTTTGACCCCAAGAAGATGGGCCCTGAAGAGTTATTCGGAGACCTCAACAACTTTAGGAACATGTTCCAG CAAGCCGTGAGTGAGAATCAGAAACGTAAGGAAGCAGAAGAGAAGATGCGCAGGGCCAAACTTGcaaaagagaaagcagagaaagagaaagaagagagacagaagagaatGAATTCTGGGCACTCTCTTAACATCAATGATG ATGGCGATGAGACTGGTATCATGGATGGCCTGTTGGAAGCACTGCAATCAGGAGCTGCTTTCAAACGAAAGAGAGGTCCAAGGCAAGCAG GAAATCGAAGAGGAGCTGGAAATGCAGTGACAAACATTCTTGCCAAAGAACTGCTGCAGGAAGACCCCAAGCCTAGCACAACCAAAAAGACGAAAAAGGACAGTGAGAGCAAGAAGGCAGAATCAGCAGAAGACACAGGATCTCTGGAGGATCTCTTGGATGTTGCCCCACCACGGTCTAATTAG